The Agarilytica rhodophyticola genome has a window encoding:
- a CDS encoding glycoside hydrolase family 19 protein, translating into MSIKLTNDDLKNIMPKSSLDNIEFYLPSLNRKTSEFGILSPLQLAHFIAQIAHESGSFNYKVENLNYSTGALRAVFGKYFEDESTAEEYARKPEKIANVVYANRMGNGDTASGDGWRYRGRGLIQLTGRDNYASCSKAIGVDVEKNPDLLAGDADVIVAAACWFWQSRGLNQLAEQDDIKQITKKINGGYNGLDDRKEYLVRAKKTFHIK; encoded by the coding sequence ATGAGCATTAAACTAACGAATGATGATTTGAAAAATATAATGCCAAAATCTTCATTAGATAATATCGAGTTTTACCTACCATCTCTAAATAGGAAAACATCAGAATTTGGCATATTAAGCCCACTTCAATTAGCACATTTTATCGCTCAAATAGCGCATGAAAGCGGTAGTTTTAATTATAAAGTTGAAAACTTGAATTATAGCACCGGAGCTCTAAGAGCTGTTTTTGGAAAATACTTCGAAGATGAATCTACCGCAGAAGAATATGCGCGCAAACCGGAGAAGATCGCCAACGTAGTATACGCAAATCGTATGGGCAATGGTGATACAGCGTCTGGAGACGGATGGCGTTATCGAGGGCGGGGTTTAATTCAGTTAACAGGGCGAGATAACTATGCTTCTTGCAGTAAAGCAATAGGTGTTGACGTAGAAAAAAACCCAGATTTATTAGCTGGCGATGCAGACGTAATTGTAGCTGCAGCTTGCTGGTTTTGGCAATCGAGAGGGCTCAACCAACTAGCGGAGCAAGATGATATTAAGCAGATAACTAAGAAAATAAATGGTGGTTATAATGGTTTAGATGATCGCAAAGAATATTTGGTAAGAGCAAAGAAAACTTTTCATATAAAATAG
- a CDS encoding lamin tail domain-containing protein — MKNKKEFYDLLESFNSSDDIFKIFQSIENNINHYAKKIYSDRIKSKKTGVPLLDWWIACSTLLINKQLIISDVNFDDKSDKGKEFIEIYNRGPLIVDISQFSINAGDQGQDFTFPDHLIMYPGQRIKVHTYVGEGFNFNSKRPIWNNKGDVAFLYDNQGDLISSWAYGMAAQNHIKIKYINYDGEEKYTEGDEYVEIENNSTHQIDISGWQLQSNKNQVFTFPNNTSISPSAVIRIYTNFVDTITGGFSFNSATAIWNNKGDKGTLIDAQGKTVDEYLY; from the coding sequence TTGAAAAACAAAAAAGAGTTCTATGATTTACTGGAATCATTCAATAGCTCGGATGACATTTTTAAAATATTTCAGAGTATAGAAAACAATATCAATCACTACGCAAAGAAAATATATTCAGATAGAATAAAATCTAAAAAAACTGGTGTTCCTTTATTAGATTGGTGGATTGCATGTAGCACTCTACTTATTAATAAACAGTTAATCATAAGTGATGTTAACTTTGATGATAAATCTGATAAAGGTAAAGAATTTATAGAGATATATAACCGTGGCCCCCTCATTGTCGATATCTCTCAATTCTCTATTAATGCTGGCGACCAGGGACAGGATTTTACATTCCCCGACCACCTCATTATGTATCCGGGACAAAGGATTAAGGTTCACACATATGTCGGCGAGGGTTTCAATTTCAACAGCAAGCGGCCTATATGGAATAATAAAGGAGACGTAGCTTTCCTTTATGATAATCAAGGTGATCTTATTTCATCCTGGGCATATGGTATGGCAGCACAAAATCATATCAAAATTAAATATATAAATTATGACGGCGAAGAGAAATATACAGAAGGTGATGAGTATGTCGAGATAGAAAATAACAGTACTCATCAAATAGATATATCGGGATGGCAATTGCAGTCAAATAAAAATCAAGTTTTCACTTTTCCTAATAACACAAGTATTTCACCATCTGCTGTTATACGTATTTATACGAATTTTGTGGATACCATCACTGGTGGTTTTTCTTTTAATAGTGCAACCGCCATATGGAATAACAAGGGTGACAAAGGGACACTTATAGATGCTCAAGGCAAAACCGTAGACGAATACTTATATTAG